The nucleotide window CTAAGATTCACATTCCTACCCTCAAGCAAACCGGAGGCCCTCACTGCATATTCTCCAACCTTCTCAGCTGTGTACGCGTGCACTAATAACTTGGGCTTCTAGGCATCTGAATAAAATTTCTATCCCGTCCTCCAAATTGTCAACGATGAAGCGGTGAGCCCTACACCAACAGCGGTTGATTGGAAGAACAGGCTGAGAGATTAAAGATGTTAAATCAAGACATCAGGAATAACAAGTCAGTGCGCTGATTCGAGGCATTCATGCATGCGTAAGTCTCGCCAAGATTGCCCACAGCGGGCATTCATGACGTAAACGCCTTGTATAAAGTGCGCACGTATGTTGTAGTATCGCAGAAGGTGAAAATAGTGCTAAGGTTTCGAGGATGCTTTTAGATTAACTGTCCCAGGCTTGCCGGTGCTTTGGAAGGAAAAACCATAGCTGCCATTCTCGGAAATTGCCAGTTCAAATTCGTGCTCTTTAGAGATACCGCCAAAGGTCTTAAGAATCTCTCCGTCAGGATCCAGAACCAATAGTTCAAATGGTCCTCCACTTTCCACTTTTGCATGAAGGCGAACAGTTTGACCACGTGCAAGCATAACTGAACGAACATCTTCTGCAACTTCGCCTACCTCGCTGAATAATTCATCTAGAAAACTCATTTCTGCCAAACCACCATTGCATTATCGATATTCAATATCTAAGAGATTTAAGTTTTTGCGCGCACATGAAACTGTGTCTGCCAACTTGTGAATTCATGACCTTTTCCAATTGGAATAATATCTGAAATGATTCCAAAAAAATTCCTCACAAGTTTTAAATAAACATAAAGCTTGAAAGACATATAGAGAGAAAAGCATGCTTAAATTGCCATAAAAGGTTTGGAAAATGTCTGAAGGAGATACCATCGAAAAAGTAAAGCAAAGACAAGGCGTTCTGGCAAAGATCGAAAACCTGTTTGGTTTCGGCTATGCTACAAAGGAAGATCTGCGCGAGCTTGACAAGAAACTTCGAGACAGCTACTATGCGGACTTCAAAAGCTTGCGCCACAAATGGGAGGAAATATACCTAACCGCTCTGAACTCTGGACTGAAGAAAGCAGGAGACGACTTCAAAAAGGTCATACAAGTTATGGACCGAGTTGCTGAAAAAATCCATCGCGCTGACTATGGATACGCAGGGTTAATGGACCGGAAGGGACAGATAGAGGAAACCGCACTCGCCAGAGTCTTCAACTATGATAAGGTTTTGAGTAACGATATTCAAGGCATAGTTAATGTCGTCGGCGAACTCTACAATGACAGCGAAGCCGAAAGATGGGTTGAAGCAACGGCTAAAGTCAGAAACGTCAAATCCTTAATCCTTGGTTTCGAGTCCAAATGGGACGGTAGAGAAAAGGAGTTCAGACCTTTGGAGGTTTGATTAAATGCCTGTAATTGAAAAGGTATCTTGGGATTATGCGGGACCGGATGAGATCGCCTACAGATTTCAGAAACTCAACCTGAAATTCGGAAGCCAGGTGATCGTCAAGGAGAACCAATGGGGGGTGTTTTTCAGAGATGGCAAAGCTTACGACGTTTTTGGTCCCGGAAGACACACAATCACGAGCGCCAACATTCCGTTTTTGACTGCTGCCTTGCAGAAGCTAGGCATAATAGGGGACATATTTGACTGCGAAGTTGTGTTCGTGAGCAACAGTCAATTCAGGGGAAACTTTGGAGGAACAGCTTATTCCGCGCCAAGCGGAGACATAAAGTACCAGGCTGAAATCGGGTTCTTCGGATATATGCTCTACAAGGTTGAGGAGCCAAAACTTTTTGTCGTAGAATTCTTTGGCAACAGAGGTGCCAGTACATCGAAAGACATAGAGAACTACATCCGCGGCTTCATCAATGAACGTATCATAAACGATTTCGGTGACTACGACACATTCACCCTAGTTAAGAACGTGGACATCACCACAGACAAAGTAGCCTTGAAGATCAGTGACGAAGGCGCAAGAATCGGCTTGAAAATAATAGACTGTGTCTTCGAAGGCGTCAACATCCCAGAGGAAGCAAGAAGGTTCGCATCTGGAGTCGGGGCTCAAGCCATGACGATGCAGTACATGAAAGAAACAGCAGCCGAACTTAAAGGAGCCGATGGCGGAGGCGCAGCCGCAGCAGGAGTGGGCGCTGGAATAGGATTAACCATGCCCTTCATGATGGCGCAACAAATGCAACAAGCGCAAGCCGCACAAGCCCAGCAAGTGGTCATGTGTCCAAGCTGTGGTGCCAAGAATCCAACTACAGTCAAGTTCTGCGGAAACTGCGGAGCAAGCCTCGCCCCTGTGGCAAAGGTTGCTTGTCCAAACTGCAAAGCAGAAAACCCCGCCGACTTGAAGTTCTGTGGGAACTGCGGCAAGCCTCTTACAGCGGCAACTGAAGTCGCTTGTCCCAAATGTAGCACAAAGAACCCTCCTGGAACAAAGTTCTGCGGAAACTGCGGAGAAAAACTGCCCTAGATACCAGCGCGCGCTATGTTGAGGAAATGCATGAGGGATAAACAAAGATGTCACAGATTGACAGTCAAAAGCAAGCTCTCTATTCTCGACTCCGCTCGATTGAGTCTGATCTTTCAAGCGCGTCAGGCGCAATAAGTGATGCACACAGCAAGCTAGCCTACATTGAGGGAGCTATGGGTTCTCTTCCAAGCAGACTTGCAGGAGTTCGAGGGCGCGGCTACGCAGCAATGGGGCATCTCGAGAAAAGCATCGACTTGCTCACCAGAAAGTGGATGGATGTTTCTCCCGTCATTAAACAAGCGTTTCTTGCCAGCGTTGAACCGCTGACGGCTCAGGTCAATGGACTGCAAGCTGAAGCGCGAGGATTGCGGAGCCAAATAGATAGTGGAAACATTGCGTCCAGTCAATCTTTGGCAAGTCGTTTGTCAATGGACGCTTCTTCTCTTAGGACTCGAGCCACCGTTGAAGTGAGCAAAGTCAATGAGCCACTCAACGAATTAACGTCAAGTGTCAATGCCATAGATAGAGACTTGAAAGTAGCTGAAAAAACCGTAGAACTTTTTGCACAAGCGAATTTTCCACTAAAGCAAGAGGAAAGCCCTGTTTTGGCCATCGAAGGAAAAATCATGAAGGGCGACAAAAGCGATGGAACTCTATACTTCACGAATCAAAGGTTCATTTTTGAAGGAAAAAAGGAAGTTGTCCTGGAGAAAAAATTCTTCATTGCCACCAAGAAGAAGACCGAAAGGATAGTCCAGATAGATCAGCCCATCGGCGCGTTACAGGAGATATCTAAGGGCAGAGTAGGTCTAATCGCTTGGACAGGGATCTATATTCGTTTCAAGCCGGAACGCCAACTGGAAGAGACACCGTTTGACGTGAAAGGATGGGAAGCTGACGTGATAGGAAGATTCTTCAGTTATGTTATGGGTGGAGAAGCTGACAGAGACATAGCCACTATAAAGGGAACCCCAGCTATAGCGGCACCAACCATTCAGCTTGCCCGATGCTCCCGTTGCAGCGCACCATACACCCGTGAGATCTACAAGGGACAAACCTCAGTGCAGTGCGAGTATTGCGGAACCCAAATAGTGGTCCAATAATCTGAACGGACACCCGCGCGTAAGACAACAGTATTCGTTATCAAAGTGGGTAAGCAGATGAGGTGAGCTAGAGATGCAGGACTTTGAGAAGCTGGGTGTTTTTTACTTAGGGCGCCTTTATGATGTGCGGAACAAAACATCTTTAGCAGATTTACTGCTTTATGATTCAAAAGACTTAGTTACACACGGCGTCTGCATCGGCATGACAGGCAGCGGGAAGACAGGCCTATGCATATCTCTTCTTGAAGAAGCCGCTTTAGACGGTATTCCATCAATTGTAATAGATCCAAAAGGAGACATCACAAATCTTCTTCTCACTTTTCCGGAACTGCGAGCCGAAGATTTCGCCCCATGGATAAACGAAGATGACGCAGTCAAGCAAGGGCTTTCTTCACAAGACTACGCAGTTCAACAGGCTCAACTGTGGAAGGACGGACTCGCCAAGTGGGGCCAAGACAGTGCTCGCATTCAGCGCTTGCGAGAAGTCGCCGACTTGGTTATTTACACTCCTGGCAGCAACGCTGGTCTGCCCGTGTCAATACTCAAATCATTCTCCACTCCGCCACCCGAAATAATAGAAGACAATGAACTCTTCCACGAACGCATAAGCACTACTGTAACCAGCCTGCTTGGACTTTTAGGCATTGAAGCAGATCCAATTCAGTCGAGAGAGCACATACTGATATCGACCATACTGGCCACGACTTGGAAGCAGGGCGTGGATCTGAATCTTGAAAAGCTAATCCAGCAAATCCAGAACCCGCCAGTTGCGCGTGTTGGAGTGCTAGAACTGGAATCCTTCTATCCGTCTAAGGAACGGTTTGCGTTAGCCATGCGCCTCAACAATCTTCTTGCAGCCCCAGGATTCGAACTCTGGCTGCAGGGAGAACCGCTTGATATTACTAAACTATTGTACAATTCTTCTGGCAAGCCGAAAGTGTCCATATTCTATATTGCACTACTGAGCGATGCGCAACGCATGTTCTTCGTCTCACTGCTGCTAAACCAGATCGTAGGTTGGATGCGCACTCAATCCGGAACAACAAGCCTTCGCGCTATCGTATACATGGACGAAGTTTTCGGTTACTTACCGCCATTAGCTAATCCGCCCTCGAAGACTCCGCTTCTAACTCTTCTGAAACAAGCCCGCGCCTTTGGATTAGGCGTCTTATTGGCCACTCAAAACCCAGTGGATCTAGACTACAAGGGTTTGTCCAACGCTGGCACGTGGTTCATTGGCCGTCTGCAAACAGACCGCGACAAGATGCGTGTCCTAGACGCTCTAGAAACTGTTTCAGCCAGCTCAGACACCCGATTCGACCGACAGACAATGGATCAAACTATCAGCTCCTTGGGAAAACGGATTTTCCTAATGCATAATGTGCACGAAGATGCCCCTGTAGTGTTTGAAACTAGGTGGGCAATGTCTTATCTACGTGGTCCCTTAACGCGCAACCAAATCAAGACAATCATGGATCCCATACGAACGGCTCAATGGGCGCCTTCGACAGCCGAATCTGCTATCTCACCAGCACCATCAGTAGCAGCATTATCCATCCCAAGCGGAACCATAGGAAGCCAAAGACCAATTCTGTCACCCGAGATCCTACAGTATTTCCTGCCCACAGTTAGAGCCAAACCCAACGGAGTCTCCCTTACCTACTGCCCGATGATTCTGGGCGCCGCCCAAGTTCGCTTCGCAGACGCGAAGACCAGAATCGATGCGACGCGAGATGCCGTTTTTCTGTCTTCAATCACCAATGACCCTGTCCCCGTCAATTGGGACAACTCAACTGAGGCAAACCTGACACTCGACAACCTAAAGAGCGCATCATCTGAAACTGCACAATTCGCTGAGCTAGCTCCTGCAGCTTCAAACGTGAAGAACTACGACATCTGGCAAAAAGACTTCACCAACTGGTTGCTAAGGACACAGAAACTCGAATTGCTTAGAAGCCCAAGCCTCAGAGAGCTCTCTAAACCAGGAGAGGCAGAACGCGACTTCAGAGTACGGCTGCAACAAGCCGCAAGGGAGCACCGCGACCAAAGTGCAGAAAAACTACGTTTCAAATACGCCTCAGCCTTTGCTAGGCTGGATCAACGCATTGGAAGCGCGCAAGCGGCTTTTGAGAGGCATAAAGCTAGGGATAGTGAACAGAAATATGACAGCGCCGTATCATTCGGAGCCAGCTTGCTTGGTTCTTTTCTTGGAAGGAAGTCCGCGAGGGGAGCAGCAAGAGCTGCACGTAGAATGGGTCGCGCAATGAAGGAATCCAAGTCTGAGGCGAATGCACAGGAAAAGCTAAAAGCATTACAAAAACAACGCGCCCAACTTGAAGCACAGTTCCAATCCGAAACATCCCTGCTTGAAGCGAAAATCAATCCATTGACTGAAAAACTAGAGAGCATTTCCATTAGACCCACCAAAGCCCACATTTCAACGAAGCTGGTTGCACTGCTATGGACCCCACACTGGATAGATGAGCAGCACAAAACAACCCCCGCTTGGCAATAACATATGAAAAGGAAAGATGCAACCTAGCCCACTGAAACATGATGGCCTTCAATTTGATTTGCAGCTCTTTGCGCGTGCTATGTCATCAAACAAAGAACCCGTTCTATGTCATGAACTTCCCAAGACACGGGACTCCAGGAACACCATGCGCTACATTCACCTCGAGAGAGCTCTCTTCAGTCAAGAAACCGACGAATACAATGTCAAAGTCGCTAAAACCTTGGAAGAGGCGTGCAAACTAGTCGAGAGAGCGCGCGCTTCGCATGCTTGCTATGGCTACTATGCCTTAGGCTGAGGGTCTTGCCATAGTTTTTGCTAAGTATGTGCAGGTCTTTGACGTCGACTATGCCGTCTTGGTTGATGTCGCTGCACTGCCAAGTGGGTTCCTTTATTACCCAGACGCGTACGCGGACGAAGTTCCAGTAGAGGGTTTGTTTTGCCACGACAGAGCATGACTGTATTATTTGTTAGGCGAGTTAAAGCCAAGCCTGTCTCAACGTCTGTCTTGGTAAGCCAAGCATCGACATTGTTAGAACGATGAGGTTTGGTGTCGCCAGCGCGTTGCTGCGGTCAACAGTCTGAACAACAGAAAAAAACAGTTTCCTGTACCGTAAGTT belongs to Candidatus Bathyarchaeia archaeon and includes:
- a CDS encoding DUF87 domain-containing protein gives rise to the protein MQDFEKLGVFYLGRLYDVRNKTSLADLLLYDSKDLVTHGVCIGMTGSGKTGLCISLLEEAALDGIPSIVIDPKGDITNLLLTFPELRAEDFAPWINEDDAVKQGLSSQDYAVQQAQLWKDGLAKWGQDSARIQRLREVADLVIYTPGSNAGLPVSILKSFSTPPPEIIEDNELFHERISTTVTSLLGLLGIEADPIQSREHILISTILATTWKQGVDLNLEKLIQQIQNPPVARVGVLELESFYPSKERFALAMRLNNLLAAPGFELWLQGEPLDITKLLYNSSGKPKVSIFYIALLSDAQRMFFVSLLLNQIVGWMRTQSGTTSLRAIVYMDEVFGYLPPLANPPSKTPLLTLLKQARAFGLGVLLATQNPVDLDYKGLSNAGTWFIGRLQTDRDKMRVLDALETVSASSDTRFDRQTMDQTISSLGKRIFLMHNVHEDAPVVFETRWAMSYLRGPLTRNQIKTIMDPIRTAQWAPSTAESAISPAPSVAALSIPSGTIGSQRPILSPEILQYFLPTVRAKPNGVSLTYCPMILGAAQVRFADAKTRIDATRDAVFLSSITNDPVPVNWDNSTEANLTLDNLKSASSETAQFAELAPAASNVKNYDIWQKDFTNWLLRTQKLELLRSPSLRELSKPGEAERDFRVRLQQAAREHRDQSAEKLRFKYASAFARLDQRIGSAQAAFERHKARDSEQKYDSAVSFGASLLGSFLGRKSARGAARAARRMGRAMKESKSEANAQEKLKALQKQRAQLEAQFQSETSLLEAKINPLTEKLESISIRPTKAHISTKLVALLWTPHWIDEQHKTTPAWQ
- a CDS encoding SPFH domain-containing protein yields the protein MPVIEKVSWDYAGPDEIAYRFQKLNLKFGSQVIVKENQWGVFFRDGKAYDVFGPGRHTITSANIPFLTAALQKLGIIGDIFDCEVVFVSNSQFRGNFGGTAYSAPSGDIKYQAEIGFFGYMLYKVEEPKLFVVEFFGNRGASTSKDIENYIRGFINERIINDFGDYDTFTLVKNVDITTDKVALKISDEGARIGLKIIDCVFEGVNIPEEARRFASGVGAQAMTMQYMKETAAELKGADGGGAAAAGVGAGIGLTMPFMMAQQMQQAQAAQAQQVVMCPSCGAKNPTTVKFCGNCGASLAPVAKVACPNCKAENPADLKFCGNCGKPLTAATEVACPKCSTKNPPGTKFCGNCGEKLP